atagtatctggtcttatatctaggtctttaatccattttgagtttatttttgtgtatagtgttaggaagtgatctaatttcatttttttacatgtggttCTCCagtttgccagcaccacttattgaagggactgtcttttctccattgtatattcttgcctcctttgtcatagatagtTGACTttaggtgtgtggatttaattctgggcttcctatcctgctccactgatctatatttctgtctctgtgccagtaccatatggttttgttGACTCTAGCTTTGtggtacagtctgaagtcaggaaacctATTCTTCtgagcccatttttctttttcaggattatgggcatagagggaacttacccCATATAATAAAGACCACATActacaaacccagagctaacttcattctcaatggtgaaaagctgaatgtattcctgctgagatcaggaacaagacaaggatgtcctctctcaccactaccattcaacataattttggaactcctagccatggcaatcagagaagtagaagaaataaaaggaatccaaattggaaaggaagaagtaaatctatcaCTATTTGGAgagacatgatcctatacctatagaatcctaaagactctaccagaaaactcttagagctcatcagtgaatttggcaaagtcacaggatacaaaattattacacagaaatcaacttcatttctgtatactaacaatgaaagatcacaaagagaaattagggaagcaatcccatttactataacattaaaagaaataaaatacttaggaaaaaacctactcagagacaaaagacctctactctgaaaaatatagatactgatgaaagaaatcaaagatgacacaaacagatggaaagacataccatgctcttggaatgggagtcaatattatcaaaatgactatactacccaaggtaatctacagattgaatgcaatccatgtcaaattaccaaagacattgttcacaaaactagaacaaaatgttttaaagtttgtttggaagcaaaaaTACGCAGAATAGCTAaagaatgaataattttaaaatatatcagtatCTATAAGTTTAGCTAATACTTTGCATATGCACCAAGGCAATTGAGTGTGGAAAGGATACTGTTTCAACATACGGTGCCAGAATGCATCAATATCATTATGTCTTAAATGAACAGGTTCGTATGTGATCACATGGAAAAGTACCTAGAAATGGGTCAAATGTATAAAGCCTGTAAGCAGATAACTATTTTGAAGAGAACACTGGACACAATCTTGGAAAATATGGGGTaggcaatattttcttaaatgggACACAAAAATcatgaactagaaaaaatattatgatttggacttaaaaaaataaaatgcatccactcttggaaataaactctaaataaaatggaaagactgGCTTCAGACTGGCTTTGTAAAACATATTTCTGATAAAGAGCTGAATCCAGAACATACACAAAAGACAAGAAacacaattatatttaaaacaatgtgtaaaaaatttaaaaagatatttcaagaGAGAATAGAGCAGATCAGTCTACATAAAGACATACATATTTAATCATcagataaatggaaatgaaaaccacaTCAGGATACCAGAGCAAACCCACCAGAATGGCTGAAGTCAAATGACTGGCAAAACCAGAGGCAGTGAGGATGTTATTAGAAACTGGAAATTTCATACTTATTTGGCAGTAATAAATTGTTGAGAAATTATTGGTCAGTTTCTCATAAAGTTAAATATACTATTcaccaacaattccactcctaggaatttctgcaaaagaaataaaaccctgTTGCCATAAAGAGTTGGATGCAGAGCTATAAACATGAACATATATATGGGATAAATGTGGTACTGGTAAACAGGGAGGGAAAGCAAATGTTCTATATTCTTGGTCAGGGGTCATTTTAAGCCTAATTAGGTATCACATTTAGCCAAAAATCAAACACATTTTATAagttttgtaatgtttttgatTTCCACTGAAGAAGAAAGGGATATTCAGACAAGGGAAGGGAGTTTCCCCAGGCAAGTACAGCCTTCCATTGAGTTCTGTTTTCCCAAATACTCATCTCTTACAGCTATGTAGTGTTGAGCCTCAGAAGCAGTTTTGATCACATTGGTCTTTAACTAAGTAGGCTGAAGAAGAAGTATTTGGTCCCTCAATGGATGCAGAAGAAAGGGGATTATTACTTAGGCTCCTAACATTAAACTGGTATCATTATGCTGAGTAGAAATGACTTTTCACAGTGATTCAAAATGAAGACATTGAATGAGGCAGACAGCAAATTAAATAGGGGCAACAGAAGACTCTACACCACAGGtgctttctttgtcttcctccttCCCAGTCTGGATGTACCTGGCATTTTCTGCAACTCATGCATACAGTCAGCACACTCCAGAGACAACTAGTCTGAGAGTAAACTACCAAGTGGAGGCAACAGCAGTGTCTTAGAGTGCTCAGTGTTTCTAAAATCTAGAAGCCTTGAGTTCATAAGTGGAGGAGCTGAAGTCATAGCTGTGGATTGTTCCTGAAGCAATACAGGCTGCTCCACAGTTTCTTCTCCTGacccaccatcatcaccaccaacaaccaaaatatgaaaagatcACTGAATGAgaagcaaggaaaggaaagacatACTTGACCATGTCCCATCTCTGGCACCTTTCCATGCCACAGGAACCTGCTCAGCCTTGAGCTTCTACCAGTTCATAACAACATTCAtgtcctcctccccaggccctaGCAACTTCCATCCTATCCCCTTCTCTATGAATTTAACTATTTTAGGTTCTATATGAAAGtgagatcacacagtatttgtcttgttTTGAGTTGGATTATTTCACTATCATAATGGACAAAGATACAGTTATGTAAGAGTAATAAGTTCTCCTGAGGTCAAATGTACAGCACAATGACTATAGTGAACCAGACTGTATTTACAATTGATATTTAATCCCCCAGTACAGTGGATCTTATGTTCCCCCTGCACACAAAtatgttaaaatggtaaatagtGGCGGTGATGAATATGTTAATTAATCATTGTGGAGGTTATTTCATGAGGTATACTGTTTCAGAATATGAATCATAACACTTTTTAAATGTGTGCTGCATTTATAGaacaattttacctcaataaagttgttttatAAAAAGCTACTAAATTCCCAGGTAATAAAAAGAGAGACATTAAGTAGTACCAGGTATATAATTTCTCAGTGTTGTAGACAAGAACATCAATCAATAGTATCAACTAAGAATTCACAATTGATACTAATGAATTCCTACGAGAAGAAAGAATAGCTGTTACAAAATGCAATTCAGTTACCAAATTTATACTGAGCTTTTATACAAGCTGGGCTCAAGATATGGGGTGTATGATCTGGAGTTATGTGACCACATGTGTCTGTTATAAAGATGAGTAAATGTCACTAAGACAAGACTGGTGCCTTGTGGAAGAGTTTCTCCAGGGCCCCCTTCATGTCTCTATTCCTCAGGCTATAAATGAAGGGGTTCAGTAATGGagtgaccactgtgtacatcacagaGGCAACTATGTCCTTGTTGCTGGAGGTGCTGGATGAGGGGACCAAATATAGCCCAATAATAGTTCCATAATAGAGAAGaaccacagagaggtgggagccacatgtggacaaggctttgcagatgCCCTTGGTGGATGGAACCTTGAGGATGGTGGCCCCGATGTGGCCATAAGAGACCAAGATACAAAGGAGTGGGAGCATAATGGTAGCCACTCCTGCTATGAAAATTACTAGATCATTGAGGGATGTGTCTGAGCAGGAGAGTTTGAGAAGGGCAccaaggtcacagaagaaattggGGATGGTGTTTTCAGAACAAAATGACAGCTGGGCCAGGAGGAGAGTGTGACAAAGGGCATTGGCACAGGACAGAATCCAAGATACAGTTACTAGTATGGTACACAGTCCCCCTCTCATAATACTGGTATAGCGGAGAGGGTGACAGATTGCCACGTATCTATCATAGGCCATTGAGGTGAGAAGGAAATCATCCAGACCAGTAAAAATTAAGAAGAAGTATGTTTGTGTTACACACCCTGCATAGGGAATGGATTGATCCTGAGTCTGcatgttcatcagcatcttagggacagtgacagaggaaaaggagacatctgtgagggccaagtggctgaggaagaagtacatgggagtgtggaggcgagggtccagcctgatgagcaggatgatgagcaggttccccagcatggtggtcaggtacatgcccaggaacagggcaaagaacacatgCTTCTGCTCTGGTGGGACGGGGAGGCCAAGGAGGAGGAATTCAGATACActgctctggttctccctcctcatggTTCTCTCCTgtctgctggggaaggaggggcgTGGGAAACATCAGTGACATTTAAGTTGCAATTTTGGCCACTTTTTCTCttgtggagaaaaagaatatctacCCTCATTTCTTTAATCACATATTGTTGCCAAAGAAAGTGACACACCCTCAACACTCAACATGATTCCTTTCTATGGAAACCAGtaaattcattcttcttttttcattttaatcgaCCCTGTTTCCAACACTAAGATACTAATTGGACACAGAATAATAAATATGACATAAAGGATCCTTTCCCTCCTGATACTGATTCTCAAGGAACACATGACTGAGGTCTGACTAAAGGAGCAAACCTAAAACCAGATTCCCTGTGTTATGATTTTGGTCCCACCACTTTCTCACTCTAGGACTTGGGATGCTAAATCCCTTGGTGTCAGGTTGTTACTCTACAGCATGAAGATGACATATCCCACATTCCTAGAGTTAACAAAAAGGGTTCCAATTCATTAGGCATTAATATCTAAGAACACTGTCCTGcatcaaataaacacaaaaaaattacatagacTATTTTTTATGATAGGATCTgtatttcccccccaaaaaaatattaagttcaagaatttatttatttttttattttcccactgtacagcaagggggtcaggttatccttacatgtatacattgcaattacagtttttcccccactctttcttctgttgcaacatgagtatctagacatagttctcaatgctatccagcaggatctccttgtaaatctattctaggttgtgtctgataagttcaagaatttaataaaagaaCATTGTGAAGTAGTCACATAAAGGATCAAGAAGCTAacctaaaatttatgttaaacTATATTAGCTCTCACACTCTTAGGGTGAGTTTCTGAGCAAATATCTTATCACTGGGGTAAGTTCCCTGTGGAATTTTCTTAATGCAAGTTTATCTTCTTGCCAATAAATAAACCTTACTTCAGGtttatttcttatcatttttattgttactaCTTCAGTGCATGTACCTCCAGATATTTCCATCTACATCTGATCTTTGAagttggctcagatctggatatTCATCATTGGGAAGACACCTGAGATCTGAGATGGGGTCTGAGAGATCCTAAAGGATTGGGGTGTCTCTTAGAGGTCCGTTACCTGATTGACCAGCACTATTTCCCAACATTGAACTTCACACTGATAATAATTGCCAGTTAATGAACACTCTGGCAGGCAAATACGTTTTTGCATTATTGCCTCactaaatttttcaaaagtccaaggagggaggagttcctgctgtgattcagtgggttaaggggccaaTGTTGTCTCTGGGAGTATATAGGTTTCATCCCAGACCTCATTCtttgggtgaaggatcctgcattgctgaaagcctaggttacagatgtggctcatattcaaccctgagcctggagCTTCaacttgccacaggtgcagtgggttaaaaaataaaaacaaacaaaaatcttcattAATAGCATACTCAGAAGAAGTGAAAAACTAGcatgattatataattattatacagTTAGTAACTGCTGTAGTCACAATTCTTTCCCATGTtattaaaaatacactgaaatctCTGATCCTATGACCCTACAGTTCCTCCCTCTCTTTAGATAGACAAAAGGCAGGACCTGAAGAATTATTTCAGTATCTGAAGGAGTGCTCCTGACCCAGATGCTATCCACACTAATATTCCTGCATCCCTTTAGTTTGCCAATGGGTTTCATATGCTTTCACTTTCATTCAATGTATCAACATTCATTTGTGTTGATACATGGGAAGcagagaaagtgatttttttccttcattttactaACAGTAGTAGTGAAACAGCCTAAACAATCTCACATAGATAATACATAGTAGAACCTGGTCTCaaaggttattttctttctttctctctctctctctctttctctctttcttctttctttctttctttctttccctccttccttccttccttctttcttttattatttctttcttctttcttttttctttcttttgcttgctatttagggccgcaagtgtggcatatggaagttacctggctaggggtggaattggagtggTAGTGGTTAgactataccacagacacagcaatgtgggattgtaGCTAACTcagtgacctataacacagctcatggcaacactggattcttaatacACTAAGCAAGGTAAGgcattgaaccagcatcctcacataTTCTattcaggtttgtaacccactgagccacaaaggaactccctcgAAGGTTGATTTCTGATCATCTTTCACTAGAAAGGGAATCCACCCATTTCCTTCTATGGGGGGTAGAGAGGCTAAGGCGAAAAGTTAAAGTTAAATGTTAAAATACGCTTGGGAGGAGCTTGACATTGTATAAGAATCTCTCAGTAGATGCTTACTTCAAACCATGAACTTTCTGGAGGTTATTAACTGCCTCAGTTCTCAGGGGAAAGTGAGAGAACAGCCATTGACCCTCCTGCCAAGCACAGGCTTCTCACTGAAAGCTGCTGGGTCAGACTTAGCCCAGGATCTCACAGATCTCCTACAGGAGAACCAGAGCTCCTAATGACACCCAGGAGCTGCAATGTGATGAGAAGGGAAAAATGTAGGTGAGGTACTTTGATTCCATCGCACTGTGTGCAAAAAGGTGGCTCAATAGTGAAGAGGAAAAGGAGTGTGTGACCTAGGGCTGGGGCATTGAGAGAGAGACAATATGTATGAGCTTGATTTTCTTGTCTTCATACCAAATACTCTCCCTTGCACAATAAGACATGGAGAGGCAAGTTTTTGGGTCTCCATAACCAATTTGATACAATTTTCTAAGTGCTTACAATGCACCTAGCTTCTGAAGCAACTTACAGACAAGATCAGTCAGAAATTAGCATAATCCTATGGAACAGCAATGGATGCTGAGAATCACCACAGCCAAACCCAAGGCAATCAAGATATTAagtagggaaaaaacaaaaatttgattgTTGACATACATGATCCCAGAAATGAGCATTTTGTTTCTGAACTATTTCCCCAAAATTGAAGGAGGGTGTCAAAACCAGTGAGGATGCAGGGGCCCTGCTGGAATAGTCAATTCATAGAAAAATGGATGCCAATAGGTCTCCAAAGTACGTTTCCTGTGGAGTTGCCTGTGTGGATTTTGGTCTAAGGCAAGGGGAGAGTTAAAAATGTgatattgtctctctctctctctcacacacacacaaatatttatatctcCTTTATGAAGAAAGTCAAGGTGTTACAGAAAAGTACTCTCACAGTATCACAGATGCACAATGCCAAATGGATATTTATAGATTTCTCTGGTTTATACTCTCACTAGATAAATTGAAACAGAGTGTGAGTCAGCTTCACACAAATCTATGCAAAACtcataaaaaatacacacacaaaacaaagctACACATACAGAACTGTCAATCATCCTAGACCAGAGGTATTGTTGACACAAGAAGTCATACTTATTCAAATCACAAGCAGTGCACAAGGTCTTACACATGGCACACAAGCAGCAGATGCATGTAGAAtaagcacacactgaggaaatgtCCAGGCTTCTCCGACCTCTATATATACTAGTGTGTGGCATTTAGCATGTTTGTCAGTTAGACTTACACACATAAACTCATACAgcagacacacacaaatacacataactTCTATGATGGTcatacacacacttacacacagacacacatgcatgactatggaattttctgggctcCTTCTGAGTTCTATCTGTACTCAGATTTCAAATAACTTCTGCTTCATTCTGTTACCTGAATCCTCACTTTGTCTAGAAGACCCagggtccaaaaaaaaaaagagcaaacctCTGTGGCCTGAGGACGTGTATAGACTCTCATGTCAGATCTCCAGCTTCAAAATGATGCACGAGGAGACctccttttctccatcctaaaGAGACCCCAGAGGGAATCCCCCCTAGGACCTGAATAGAGAAGCTTTCCATTTGGGAAACTGCCCAACTCCCTCCTGGCACATCAGGAAGGAGGATTATTAGGGTCCACAGGAGCTGAGCTGAACCTGGTTTCATAGGAGAAAGTGTCCCTGATATGAGTGGTACCTTGGCTTCTGGTCAAGCTTCTGatgagaaacaggagttcccccaTTGCCCCGGCCTCTGTGTCAAGAGCACAGCTTCTTCCAACAGCAGTGTGTGGTACAGGCAGTGGAAGGGCTTGTGCAGGTTCCCCAACACCAACACAAGCTTTCATTAGAACACAAAGCCCCTTAAAATGTGCATGtctcagtgttcccattgtgattcagtggttcAAGGACATGACATATTCTCTgtgacaatgcaggtttgatccctggcctctctcagtgggttaaggatcccaagttgctgcaagctgtagggtagtttgtagatgtggcccacatctagtgttgctgtagctgtggcatatgcctgccactgcaactccaatttgacccctagcccagaagccTACATATGCTACcagtgtgaccataaaaagaaaaataaatgttcaggTCTCACCATTCTCCTAGAAGGCTTTTGTATATATTCTATGCCTTTTTCAGGAGAAGGGGTTTGAATATAAAACTCTGGAACAAAACCCTGGGTTCTTCCCCTACTATGAGAGCATAGCTGAGCAATTTATCTAAGACCACTGAACCGCAGTTTCTCCAAAGTGGAATTAATAATTGCTCTCTTCAAAGTAATTTTAAGAATGGGTCAATGAGCACCTAATGAAAGCTTACTAAATGTTAAGGTTTATTGTCAGTGTCTTTGTATCACTAGAGTTGAGCTATGGCTCACAACAGGCAATTGTGACTGGTAACTGTTGAATGAatttatctgttcatttattcacCCATTCCCTTAAATAATCATTGAGGCTCACAGTAAAGTGATGCTGACATATTCTCTAGAGACATAATAGAGAATAATATAAATAGAAATCCCTCTCTTAGAACACACATTGAAGTGGGGCAAGGGGGTTGTGTGGAGAAAAATGTTATGAAGGCAAAATGGTAGATAAATGGTGAAAAGTGCTGGGCTATGATAAAATTTCAGGTATGGAGATAGGGAGACTCAAGAATTTCAGGGAGTCCTCTgttgacctagtggttaaggatatagcattttcactgctgtggtgcaggttggatccctggcctggttatTTCTGCATCCTGCATGTGTAGCCCccaaaaaacattgaaaaagtaCCAATGTTACTGGTTTCTTTTTCAAGAAACCCAGATACCCCTCCAATCAAGTGGCTCCAGTTCTGCAAACTGGTTTACACGACTATACACCTATTAGACTGGAAAAATTGAAAGGACTGCTGCTCTCAAGTATCACTGAAGATATGGtagaactggaactctcatacaatATACCTAGCACATGACTAGATATTtgtccaaaggaaaagaaagtatatagtTATACATAAACAACGATGATCATAAGAGCTCTAATTTATATCTGGAAACAAGGAATATCCCAGAAGTTCATCAATGGGCtcactgtgtagcacagggaaatacaatcaatattttgtaaaaaaccaatcagggaaaagaatcagaaaaggatatatatgtgtgtttgtgtgtgtgtgtttctgtgtataactgaatcactttactgtatacttgaaactaaaacaaatttgtaaatgaactatagatcaataaaaaaatcaaatgaaagtatgtaactgggtcaccatgctatagagtagaaaaaaattgtattggggaaatgattaaaaagataaaagcaaaaataaaaccaatgagacctaatcaaactgacaagcttttgcacagcaaaagaaacaacaaaagtaaacaaaaagacaacttagtgaaagggagaaaatagtttcaaatgatgcaactgacaagggcttcatctctagattATACaagcaacctatacaactcaacagcaaaatggcaaacaaaccaaaggaaaaatgggcaaaagacatgaatagacatttctccaaggaagatatataggtggccaataaacacataaaaaaatgctcaacatcgctgattattagagaaatgcaaatcaaaactactgtgagatatcacctcacaccagtcagaatggccatcattaataagtccacaaataacaagtgctggaggggctgtggagaaaagggaaccctcctgcactgcaggtgggaatggaagctggtaaaaccactctggagatcagtatggaggtatcttagaaaactatacatagtactacgatatgacccagcaaccccactcttgggcatatatccagacaaaactttccttaaaaaacacacatatgcccttatgttcattgcaccattattcacaaaagccaagacagagaaacaatccaaatgtcccttgttagatgattggattaggaagaagtgatatatatacataatggaatactactcggccatacaaaagaacaaaatactgccatttacagcaacatggatgg
This Sus scrofa isolate TJ Tabasco breed Duroc unplaced genomic scaffold, Sscrofa11.1 Contig59, whole genome shotgun sequence DNA region includes the following protein-coding sequences:
- the LOC110258977 gene encoding olfactory receptor 1J4-like: MRRENQSSVSEFLLLGLPVPPEQKHVFFALFLGMYLTTMLGNLLIILLIRLDPRLHTPMYFFLSHLALTDVSFSSVTVPKMLMNMQTQDQSIPYAGCVTQTYFFLIFTGLDDFLLTSMAYDRYVAICHPLRYTSIMRGGLCTILVTVSWILSCANALCHTLLLAQLSFCSENTIPNFFCDLGALLKLSCSDTSLNDLVIFIAGVATIMLPLLCILVSYGHIGATILKVPSTKGICKALSTCGSHLSVVLLYYGTIIGLYLVPSSSTSSNKDIVASVMYTVVTPLLNPFIYSLRNRDMKGALEKLFHKAPVLS